GGCTTATGTCTTTAGCGCTGTTGCGATGTTGTTGCCAAATCTGTTTCCACATTCCATGCGGCACAATGGCGGTGTGGACATTTATTTCGAAGCCGCGGCAGTGATTGTCGTGCTGGTGTTGCTCGGACAAGTGCTCGAACTGCGTGCGCGCAGCCGTACCGGCAACGCCATTCGCAGCCTGCTCAATTTGACGCCACCGACCGCGCATCTCATCCAGGACGGCGATGAACGCGAAGTGCCGCTGGCAACAGTGCAGGTAGGCGATCGCTTGCGCGTGCGGCCGGGCGAAAAGATTCCGGTTGATGGTGTCGTGCTCGAAGGCCGCAGCAGCGTGGACGAATCAATGATCACTGGCGAGCCGATTCCCGTGGCAAAGAATGCCGGCGACAAAGTCACCGGTGGCACGGTCAATGGCACCGGCAGCTTTGTGATGCAGGCGCAGCGCGTGGGCAGTGACACTTTGCTGGCGCAAATCGTCGCTATGGTCGCGCAAGCGCAACGCAGCCGCGCGCCGATTCAAGGGCTGGCCGACAAAGTTTCCGGCTATTTTGTTCCCGCCGTCGTCGCCATTGCCGTAATCACTGCATTGCTGTGGTATTTCTTCGGCCCGGAACCGCGTCTGGCTCATGCCATTGTCAACGCCGTTGCGGTGTTGATTATTGCATGTCCCTGTGCTTTGGGTTTGGCCACGCCGATGTCGGTGATGGTCGGCGTGGGCCGCGGTGCGCAATCCGGGGTGCTCATTCGCAACGCCGAAGCCATCGAAATCATGGAGAAGGTCGATACGCTGGTTGTTGACAAAACCGGCACGCTCACCGAAGGCAGGCCGCGTCTCGTTGCCGTTTCTGTCGTAGAGGGATTTGATGAGCGTGAATTACTTTCCGCGGCCGCGTCCCTCGAACAGAACAGCGAGCATCCGCTGGCGGCCGCCATTGTGCAAGGCGCAAAAGCACGGGGCGTGAAGCCACAAGCAATAACGGATTTCGCCTCGGTCACCGGCGGCGGCGTGATCGGCAAATTCAACGGCAGCGAAATCACGCTTGGCAAGCTTGCTTTTTTGCAGCAGCGCGGCATGAGCGGACTCGCGGCACTCGAAGCACGCGCAGCGCAACTGCAATACGAGGGCAATACGGTGGTATTCGTCGCAATCAACGGCGAAGCCGCGGGCTTGCTCGCAATTGCCGATCCGATCAAAGCTTCAACGCCCGAGGCCATTGCAGAATTGCACCGGCTCGGCTTGAAAATCATCATGCTCACCGGCGATAATCAACGCACAGCAGAGGCCGTGGCGAAGAATCTCGGCATCGATGAAGTAGATGCGGGCGTGGAGCCACAGCACAAACACGAGCGCGTTCAGCAACTGCGGCAGCAGGGCCGCATTGTGGCGATGGCAGGCGACGGCATCAATGACGCGCCGGCATTGGCCGCGGCGCATGTCGGCATCGCGATGGGCACGGGCACGGATGTGGCAATGGAAAGCGCGGGCATCACGCTGGTCAAAGGCGATCTGCGCGGCCTCGCCAGCGCTGTACATCTCAGCCGCGCGATGATGCGCAACATCCGCCAAAATCTCTTCTTCGCATTTGTCTACAATTCCCTCGGCATTCCGATTGCCGCAGGCGTGCTCTATCCGTTCTTTGGATTGTTGCTCAGCCCCATCATTGCCGGCGCGGCGATGAGCTTCAGCTCGGTTTCGGTAATCGTGAACGCGCTGCGCTTGCGCAACCAGAAACTTTGACTATCGGTCACCGCTTTGCGTATAAGAGTTTTCAATCAACCACTTTTGATTCAATACCAAAAGGAGTCTGTCATGGTAAAACGCCTTTTCCTCGCGCTCGCACTTGGTTTTGCACTCACGGCTTGCAGCGAATCTGAACAAAGCCAGGCCGCCGGCAATGCAGAGCCGGTGCGCACCTCGGAGGCCAAAATCAACGTGCCAACAGTGCAATGCGGCAGTTGTCAGGCCAATATCGAAAGCGCATTAAAAGAATTGGAAGGAGTAAAATCAGCAAAAGTTGATTTGGATGCAAAAATCGCGTCGGTGAGTTATGATGCGATGGAAGCTGATTTGGCGGCATTGGAAAATGCCATCGCCATGGCGGGGTATGATGCCAACAATGTCAAGCGTGATTCAACGGCTTATGCCGAGCTTGATGCGTGTTGCAAAATGCCGGAAGACCGCTGAAGGAACAGAGTTGAGAATCGATGATTGAGATTCGAGGATAGAAGCTTGGAACGTGGAAAATCTGACGCTTTCCATCTTCAGTCTTCTATCCTCGATTTTTGTCACCTCGAGCAACTCATGAAGTCTTCTGCCCGCCGTTTTTCCGGCGAATATGCTGCTCGAACCAATCGAGCAGGCGGTTGCCGATGTCGAGAATGAACTTCGGCTCTTGCGGGCCGTGCGGCGTGCGCGGATAAACCACCATCTGCACCGGGCAGTCTTGCTGTTTAAGCGCGTTGTAAAACTCCTGTCCCTGCGACAGCGGCACGCGCAAATCTTTCTCGCCGTGCAAAATCAATGTCGGCGTTGACACGCCTTTCACATTAAACATGGCAGAATGCTTTTGGTAGACGTCTAAATTATCCCACGGCTGGCCGTTAAAGTAATCCGGCAGAAAAGCCGGGATGTCCGCCGTGCCGGTGAAGCTCATGAGATTGGTCACGCCCGCACCGACGGAGGCGGCTTTGAAACGCTTCGTGCGCGTGATGATGAACGACGTCATGTAGCCGCCATAACTCCAGCCGCACACGCCCAGGCTATCAGGATGCACCACGCCTTTCTCGATCAAAAGATCAACACCCGCCATGTTGTCATCATAATCGCCGAAACCCCAATCGTTGATGTTGGCGCGGCGAAAATCCACGCCGTAACCGCTGCTGCCGCGCGGATTCGGCCGCAGCACAATGTAGTCAGCCGCGGCCAACGCTTGAATCGGATAGATCGACGAAGCGGCGGTGAACGATTCTGTGAAAACGCCTGCCGGCCCGCCGTGAATGTTCAAAATCAAAGGATATTTCCGGCTCGCGGAATAACTGACCGGATAGGTCAACATCCCCTCGATCTCTTTCCCATCTTTGGATTTCCATGTGATCACTTCCGTGCGGCCCATGGGCAATGCCGGGAAATCACGATTGACATTGGTGATTTTTGCAGGAGTAAATTTTTGCGTCGGCGAGAGAATTACCTGCGGCGCCTGCTCCGGCGTTTGATGAATCACAGCCATGGTCTTCGTATCTTTGCTGAAAGACACGCCGCCAAAGAAACCACTGCCGGTGGTGAGCGGCCGCGTTTTG
This window of the Cytophagia bacterium CHB2 genome carries:
- a CDS encoding heavy metal translocating P-type ATPase, with translation MAKDPICGMTVDEATSLRAERDGQTYYFCCEHCRQKFLAPPAPQVITLQRPLAVAKQPVTLAPSHHTRHGQHPPAPAAHACCAEDGASSTTPTSAAKYFCPMCEGITSDQPGDCPKCGMALEKNLAWQPAGKTIYTCPMHPEIEQDEPGNCPICGMALEPKTVAAGTEEENAELRDMTRRFWIGAALTLPVFLLAMAHMIPALNVVPASISRWAQFILSTPVVLWAGWPFFKRGWRSIVTRHLNMFTLIAIGVGAAYVFSAVAMLLPNLFPHSMRHNGGVDIYFEAAAVIVVLVLLGQVLELRARSRTGNAIRSLLNLTPPTAHLIQDGDEREVPLATVQVGDRLRVRPGEKIPVDGVVLEGRSSVDESMITGEPIPVAKNAGDKVTGGTVNGTGSFVMQAQRVGSDTLLAQIVAMVAQAQRSRAPIQGLADKVSGYFVPAVVAIAVITALLWYFFGPEPRLAHAIVNAVAVLIIACPCALGLATPMSVMVGVGRGAQSGVLIRNAEAIEIMEKVDTLVVDKTGTLTEGRPRLVAVSVVEGFDERELLSAAASLEQNSEHPLAAAIVQGAKARGVKPQAITDFASVTGGGVIGKFNGSEITLGKLAFLQQRGMSGLAALEARAAQLQYEGNTVVFVAINGEAAGLLAIADPIKASTPEAIAELHRLGLKIIMLTGDNQRTAEAVAKNLGIDEVDAGVEPQHKHERVQQLRQQGRIVAMAGDGINDAPALAAAHVGIAMGTGTDVAMESAGITLVKGDLRGLASAVHLSRAMMRNIRQNLFFAFVYNSLGIPIAAGVLYPFFGLLLSPIIAGAAMSFSSVSVIVNALRLRNQKL
- a CDS encoding heavy-metal-associated domain-containing protein, with amino-acid sequence MVKRLFLALALGFALTACSESEQSQAAGNAEPVRTSEAKINVPTVQCGSCQANIESALKELEGVKSAKVDLDAKIASVSYDAMEADLAALENAIAMAGYDANNVKRDSTAYAELDACCKMPEDR